The Haloplanus sp. GDY1 genomic sequence CCTCGAACCCGCAGTCGCTCGCCGCCGCGAGCTGGTGGAGCGAGCGAGCGAGGCCGTCCGAGGAGTCCATCATCGCCGTGGCGACGGGGGCCAACGCCCGCCCGGCCCCCACCCGCGGCTCGAACCGGAAGAGGTCGTTCCCCCGCTCCCGGTTGCCGGCCTCGAACTCGCGGATGGCGGCGCCGGTCCGACCGAGCGTCCCGGTCACGTAGACGGCGTCGCCGGGGGCGGCGCCGTGGCGGTAGACGGGCTCCTCGGCCCGGCCGACGACGGCGCCGGCGACGGTGAACTCGTCGTGATCGTCGAGGTCACCGCCGACGTACCGGGCGTCGACCGCCTCGCAGACGTCGGTCGCGCCCGCGACGAACGCCTCGATCTCGTCGGGGTCGAACGCCGGCGCCCCGTAGGCGGCGACGGCCGCCGTCGCCGCCCCGCCCATCGCCGCCACGTCCGACAGCGACGCGCCGACGGTCCGCCAGCCCGCCGTGTACCGACTCACCCCCGACGGGAAGTCCGTGCGCTCGTGGAGCATGTCCGTCGTCAGAACCAGCCCGTCGATCACCGCCGCGTCGTCGCCCGCCCCGTCGACGAGTTCGGCGAGGGATGCCAGCGCGCTCCGTTCGTCCATGGCCGGGGTTCGCGGCCGCGAAACAAAAACCCCCGACGCGGTCCCGATTCGGAGGGTTAATGCGTGGGCTCCCCCTCGGCCGAGACATGGCTGGCGGACGACTCCGGGCGACCGTCCTCGGGTTCGCCGGTGCGCTCGTCGTCTTCGCCGTCCTCTTCTCGCTCGCCGGCGTCGACGACCTCCTCGCCCAGCTGGCGAACGCCGACCTGCGGCTCGTCGGCCTGGTCTTTCTCGTGACGCTCGGCTGGCTGGCGGCCTGGGGGTTCGCCCTCCGGACCGTGCTCGACGTCCTCGGGGTGTCGCTGTCGGTCCCCGAGGCGCTGTTCGTCTTCACCGGCGCGATGTTCGCCAACAACGTCACCCCCTTCGGCCAGGCGGGCGGCGAGCCGATCACCGCCCTGCTCATCTCGCGGGTGGCCGACACCGAGTACGAGACCGGACTGGCCGCCATCGCGAGCG encodes the following:
- the thiL gene encoding thiamine-phosphate kinase, producing the protein MDERSALASLAELVDGAGDDAAVIDGLVLTTDMLHERTDFPSGVSRYTAGWRTVGASLSDVAAMGGAATAAVAAYGAPAFDPDEIEAFVAGATDVCEAVDARYVGGDLDDHDEFTVAGAVVGRAEEPVYRHGAAPGDAVYVTGTLGRTGAAIREFEAGNRERGNDLFRFEPRVGAGRALAPVATAMMDSSDGLARSLHQLAAASDCGFEVSWDRFPVDPGVDAVAADEAERRELSAFFGEDFELVFTAQSADLEAIRPSLPVPVTRLGRVTESGVVADGEPLPDRGYDH